Below is a window of Canis lupus dingo isolate Sandy chromosome 30, ASM325472v2, whole genome shotgun sequence DNA.
CCATCACAGGGTGTGTGGCCTACTAGGGAAATCTCCCCAAATCAACTGTTTAAATGTCTGACTTCTCAGGGCTCCTCAAACATAAGAACGGCCCCATTCTGGTTCTCAGGAACCACTTCCCCCTTATGCTTCTGCTTTACACATGTGCCCAGTAGTTACTTAACCCCATTCACAAATGACCTGCCAGGTGTGTTGATTTACAGAAACAAAACCCATATGCTACGGTTCATGCTACAATGAAATTCACCCCAGTTCACTAGAAAACAGGCTCTGGGGCTTCACTTACCCTTGGAATCCTGGATATCATTGCACAGTACCCACTGCGGCCACTTTCCCCGTCCTTAGGTGCCTCAGAGCTCAGAGTCCCATAGAGCAATGCACTCTGATTATTCCTGCCCATTTTCAGGAACACTTCACTTCTGCCTCCAATAGTCTTATCAGAAGTCACCATCCACTTATCTAAATCTTCTTTTCCTCGGAACTGCCAGACAACCTTGGCTTGTTCCAACAAGACCTCATGCAGAGGGCGGCCTTCGGGGCCTATCCAATGATTCACAATATCATCCTTCAAACGCCTAAACTGGtcctttatttcatctttaattgCTTTATCAAAACTAACTAAAGGCTTCTCCTCAGGAGAGGTTATATCCAAAGCAGCTTCTCTCTGGTGATGTCCCTGCAAATCTCCTTCAGAATTCCTCTGAGAGGAGGTTTTGCCAGGAGCAGCTACAGGCTTCTGAAGACTACTAGAACAATAGTCTACAAAATGAGTACCCAAAAATGGACATGAGGCAACATTTGGCTTTGggcattttctgaaaatataagtACCATTCAGAAATTTGAGAACCAAAGCCATGGTACGATAAAGTCCAAATGTAAATTTCTCCCTGGGCTATAATGGAAAGAAGCTTCTAACACCACAATTGCACCTAGAACAGAAAAGACATTGAACAGTTACCAGGGTAGCAATGAATGCATCACAATTTCAAATGCAACACAGATTGCGTTGTGAAATTCAGCAacttattttctaattctgtaaACATTTACCCAGAGCCTATTATGAGCAGAATATTGTTTGTGCTGTACGTGAAGCATCCCACTGCCTTGTGAAAAAACACCAACaggcaaaaaaacaaagaccccCTTCACAGAGTTAATTATTGACCCCAAAATAATTCAGTTATGCACTTCATAAGGTTGTGTCAATCTTAAAGCAAATTTTTacgctggattttttttttaagattttctttgagagacagacagacagacagcatgaacagaggggagagggagaagcaggcttggcagggagcctgatgcaggacttgactccaggacccagggatcatgaccttagctgaaggcagatgcttaaccaagtgagccacgcaggcacccctgatgctggatttttaaagaaatcagtgATTCCTAAAATAGAATATTCAACTAATTCGCTCCAGATCTAAGCTGACAACACTTTAGgacttcatctataaaaagagggactagaaaaaaaaaaaaaaaaaagggactagACTGTGTATTGTATGTGGAGTCAGAAAACGTGCCCACTTATTAGGTTATAAGTATATTGAATACTGGCAATTTCAGACTGCTAAACCTAGTCAAGCTCTTTATCCTCAGGTAAAGCTACTGATCTTCTGAAGTCTCCATTTCCTTGGGGGTAAGGCTCTGTTAACAACTCCTCTACCTACCTTAAAGGATTCTTCTGAAGATCAGATGGAATGACAGCTCTAAGAGCATTCTCTGATCAAGTCTGATAAAATCCCCATGATTCTTCATGTTTAACAAGCTGCTAGTCCAAGATCCACAAAGATAGAACCTAAACAACATTAACACTAATACCAcatttaaatactattttgattatCTTCAAACCACCTGACATGTATTATCTCATAAGACAAGACAacaggtgaagtgacttgcctaagcTCACAATACTAATCACTATGGAGGCTAGAACTAGAACCCTAGCCTGAAGTCCTTCTACTACATGCTCCTGCTTCTACAcgtaaaatatcagaaatataaattctatagCTCTAATAAAATAACAACTTTGGCTAAATAGTCATCTTTCCTACTTACTCCATCTACCcctaaaaggaataaaatatgcaATGTCAAgttctctgtcttcctcctgtCTTGGCCCAAAGACCaggagagaagaaatacaaaaattcacCCACTAGTCAGAACATGGCACTAAATGACTAACTAAAGAggacactgaaaacaaaaacagaaagccttgggatccctgggtggcgcagcggtttggcgcctgcctttggcccagggcgcaatcctggagacccgggatcgaatcccacatcgggctcccagtgcatggagcctgcttctccctctgcctatgtctctgcctctctctctctctctgtgactatcataaataaataaaaatttaaaaaaaaaatggcacccAGACCACTAAACTACAACACAAAGGTGGTCAACCTTCTAGAATGCCTCTGCTCCCTCACTCCCCACATTAGATCACCACTCTCTTTTCTCAACTACTGTACTCCGGGCTTGCAGCCACCACCCCTACAACAGGTTTCTTGCTCAGCCAgagtctcctcctcctctctcctcccccatccctgaTTCCAtgctcattttaataaaatcttaaaaaaaaaaaaaatatgggtgcctgggtggctcagttggttaagcatctgtcttgggctcaaatcatgatctcgaggtcctgggatcaagcaccatatcaagcaccctgctcagcagggtgtctgtttctccctctcctctgcttctccccccttgTATtttctgctctctcaaataaaacatctaaaaaaaaacaaagaagaagaagcagggagaggatccctgggtggctcagcggtttagtgcttgccttcagcccagggcgtgttcctggagtcccgggatggagttccacatccggctccctgcacggagcctgcttctccctctgtctctcatgaataaaatcttttaaaaaaataaaggaatttggtAAACAATAATCCCATAAAACGGAATTTGtacaatcataaaaaaagattctcatgagggcagcctgggtggctcggcggtttggcgctgccttcggcccagggtgtgatcttggagtcgcagaatcgagtcccacgtcgggctccctgcat
It encodes the following:
- the NDUFAF1 gene encoding complex I intermediate-associated protein 30, mitochondrial isoform X1, which translates into the protein MALVLKFLNGTYIFRKCPKPNVASCPFLGTHFVDYCSSSLQKPVAAPGKTSSQRNSEGDLQGHHQREAALDITSPEEKPLVSFDKAIKDEIKDQFRRLKDDIVNHWIGPEGRPLHEVLLEQAKVVWQFRGKEDLDKWMVTSDKTIGGRSEVFLKMGRNNQSALLYGTLSSEAPKDGESGRSGYCAMISRIPRGPFERKRAYDWSQFNTLYLRVRGDGRPWMVNIREDTDIVQRKNQMYSYFMFTRGGPYWQEVKILFIHERHTQRGAETQAEGEAGSMQEARCGTPSRVSRITPWTEGGANLLSHRGCPHPFLLIFLSPNFSTLIKEEFGMPNTSFCLTRSLLLDSPWLIK
- the NDUFAF1 gene encoding complex I intermediate-associated protein 30, mitochondrial isoform X2, yielding MALVLKFLNGTYIFRKCPKPNVASCPFLGTHFVDYCSSSLQKPVAAPGKTSSQRNSEGDLQGHHQREAALDITSPEEKPLVSFDKAIKDEIKDQFRRLKDDIVNHWIGPEGRPLHEVLLEQAKVVWQFRGKEDLDKWMVTSDKTIGGRSEVFLKMGRNNQSALLYGTLSSEAPKDGESGRSGYCAMISRIPRGPFERKRAYDWSQFNTLYLRVRGDGRPWMVNIREDTDIVQRKNQMYSYFMFTRGGPYWQEVKIPFSKFFYSNQGRIRDAQYQLLLDKISSIGFTLADKVDGPFFLEIDFIGVFTDPAHTEEFAYENSPELNPRLFK